A single genomic interval of Blattabacterium sp. (Nauphoeta cinerea) harbors:
- the fbaA gene encoding class II fructose-bisphosphate aldolase: MYKKFPFGVATGNLVREIFEYAKKNMFSIPAVNIIGSNTMNAVMETAAEVNSPVIIQLSNGGAVFNAGKGLCNDNQKAAIQGAIASAMHVHELASYYKTTVLLHTDHCSKSNLPWIDGLIEANEIYYKRFGKTLFSSHMLDLSQESLKDNINICEQYFDRMNKSKMTIEIELGVTGGEEDGIDNSNIENNKLYTQPEEVAYAYERLIKISDNFIIAASFGNVHGVYRPGNVSLRPEILKNTQKYIQKKFNTDIKPVSLVFHGGSGSSVKEIQKAISYGVVKMNIDTDLQYAFTCGVRDYMNKNKEYLKKQIGNPKGKHIPNKKYYDPRVWLRKGEESFKITLKKYFEFMNNINTL, translated from the coding sequence ATGTATAAAAAATTTCCTTTTGGGGTAGCTACTGGGAATCTTGTGAGAGAAATATTTGAATACGCTAAGAAAAACATGTTTTCCATACCTGCTGTGAATATTATTGGATCTAATACTATGAATGCTGTAATGGAAACTGCTGCAGAAGTAAATTCTCCTGTTATTATTCAATTATCTAATGGAGGTGCTGTTTTCAATGCCGGAAAAGGATTATGTAATGATAACCAAAAAGCAGCAATTCAAGGAGCAATAGCTTCTGCTATGCATGTTCATGAATTAGCCTCATATTATAAAACTACGGTTCTTCTGCATACAGATCATTGTTCTAAATCTAATCTTCCATGGATAGATGGATTAATAGAAGCTAATGAAATATATTATAAACGTTTTGGAAAAACGTTATTTAGCTCACATATGTTAGATCTTTCTCAAGAATCTTTAAAAGATAATATTAATATTTGTGAGCAATATTTTGATAGAATGAATAAAAGTAAAATGACTATTGAAATAGAGCTTGGCGTAACTGGAGGAGAAGAAGACGGGATAGATAATTCAAATATAGAAAACAATAAACTTTATACTCAACCAGAAGAGGTAGCATATGCCTATGAAAGATTAATAAAAATTAGTGATAATTTTATTATAGCAGCTTCTTTTGGAAATGTACATGGAGTTTATAGACCTGGAAATGTCTCCCTTCGTCCTGAAATTTTAAAAAATACACAAAAATACATCCAAAAAAAATTTAATACTGATATCAAACCAGTTTCTTTAGTATTTCATGGTGGATCAGGATCTTCAGTAAAAGAAATACAAAAAGCGATTAGCTATGGAGTTGTGAAAATGAATATAGACACAGACTTACAATATGCTTTTACTTGTGGAGTTCGGGATTATATGAATAAAAATAAGGAATATTTAAAAAAGCAAATAGGGAACCCAAAAGGGAAACATATTCCTAATAAAAAATATTATGATCCTAGAGTATGGTTAAGGAAAGGAGAAGAATCTTTTAAAATTACTTTAAAAAAATATTTCGAATTCATGAATAATATTAATACTTTATAA
- the accD gene encoding acetyl-CoA carboxylase, carboxyltransferase subunit beta encodes MAWFLRKKKNILTSIDDRKDFPKGIWYRTPSGKIIDTEELKKNAYVSPEDGYHVRIHSKEYFEILFDNGKFLEMNVKIMSKDPIKWKDYKKYTERIQEARKKTNLYDAIRTGVGKIKTINVVISCMDFSFIGGSMGSVVGEKISRAIKYCINKKYPYILISKSGGARIMESSFSLMQMAKTIARLTQLRDAKIPYISVLTDPTTGGVTASYSLLGDINIAEPGALIGFAGPRVIKEIIGKDLPKGFQTAEFLMDHGFIDLISPRTELKKNIYNLISMMI; translated from the coding sequence ATGGCTTGGTTTTTAAGAAAGAAAAAAAATATTTTAACATCTATAGATGATAGAAAAGATTTTCCAAAAGGAATTTGGTATAGGACTCCTAGTGGAAAAATTATAGATACAGAAGAATTAAAAAAAAACGCTTATGTTAGTCCAGAAGATGGATATCATGTAAGGATTCATAGCAAAGAATATTTTGAAATTCTTTTTGATAACGGTAAATTTTTAGAAATGAATGTCAAAATAATGAGCAAAGATCCTATAAAATGGAAAGATTATAAAAAATATACAGAGAGAATTCAAGAAGCAAGAAAAAAAACAAATTTATATGATGCGATTAGAACAGGAGTTGGGAAAATTAAAACTATAAATGTTGTGATATCTTGTATGGATTTTTCATTTATAGGAGGATCAATGGGATCCGTAGTAGGGGAAAAAATATCTAGAGCTATAAAATATTGTATAAATAAAAAATATCCATATATATTAATTTCTAAATCTGGAGGAGCAAGAATAATGGAATCTTCTTTTTCATTAATGCAAATGGCTAAAACTATAGCTAGATTAACCCAATTACGTGATGCTAAAATTCCTTATATTTCTGTTTTAACTGATCCAACTACGGGAGGGGTTACAGCTTCTTACTCTTTACTTGGAGATATCAATATAGCTGAACCAGGAGCACTTATTGGATTTGCTGGGCCTAGAGTGATTAAGGAAATAATAGGAAAAGATCTTCCAAAAGGATTTCAAACAGCAGAATTTTTGATGGATCACGGATTTATAGATTTAATTTCTCCTAGGACAGAATTAAAAAAAAATATATATAATTTGATTTCTATGATGATATAA
- the guaA gene encoding glutamine-hydrolyzing GMP synthase, whose amino-acid sequence MKKDFILILDFGSQYSHMIARRIRDIGVYTLLYHYNNISISHIMSKKPKGLILSGGPFSVYEKNSPLISKNIFQLNIPIFGICYGMQLISFLFGGKIKKSKYKEYGKSYLIINDANNNLFYGIPDKSIVWMSHFDEVKNIPKEFQVIGNTPSCKIAAFSHLNKKIYATQFHPEVRNTEYGISMLKNFVFHICKCSSNWKLNNFVQKTIDNIKKRVNKKKVILGFSGGVDSFVAAYIIHKAIGNSLNCIFVDTGLLLKTEKEKISFLCKKMNFSIKIIDAKNRFLSKLTGILDPEIKRKVIGEEFLYIFQKESEKIKNVEFLAQGTIYSDIIESSVISKNSISHSIKSHHNVGGLPTRLMKLKLIEPLKELFKDEVRKIGKKLGLPKDILYRHPFPGPGLGIRIIGEINEKKIYILNKAEDILLQELKTYDIYDSVSQAFIVLLPIRSVGIKGDKRTYEYAAILRVINTEDFMTATFSHLSYDFLEKVSNRITNEVDGINRIAYDITSKPPSTIEWE is encoded by the coding sequence ATGAAAAAAGATTTTATACTCATACTAGATTTTGGATCTCAATATAGTCATATGATTGCTAGAAGAATTAGAGATATAGGAGTATATACTTTATTATATCATTATAATAATATTTCTATATCTCATATTATGTCAAAAAAACCTAAAGGATTGATTTTATCAGGAGGACCTTTTTCTGTTTATGAAAAAAATTCTCCATTAATATCTAAAAATATTTTTCAACTAAATATACCTATATTCGGAATTTGTTATGGAATGCAACTGATTTCTTTTCTATTTGGGGGAAAAATAAAAAAATCAAAATATAAAGAATATGGAAAATCATACTTGATCATAAATGATGCTAATAACAATCTATTTTATGGAATCCCCGATAAATCTATTGTTTGGATGAGTCATTTTGATGAAGTAAAAAATATTCCTAAAGAATTTCAAGTCATAGGGAATACCCCATCTTGTAAGATTGCGGCTTTTAGTCATCTCAATAAAAAAATTTATGCAACTCAATTTCATCCAGAAGTGAGAAATACAGAATATGGAATATCTATGTTAAAAAATTTTGTTTTTCACATTTGCAAATGTAGTTCTAATTGGAAACTAAATAATTTTGTACAAAAAACGATAGATAATATTAAAAAACGTGTAAATAAAAAAAAAGTGATACTAGGTTTTTCTGGAGGAGTAGATTCTTTTGTCGCTGCTTATATTATTCATAAAGCTATTGGGAATTCTTTAAATTGTATTTTCGTAGATACAGGGTTATTGTTGAAAACGGAAAAAGAAAAAATATCTTTTTTATGTAAAAAAATGAATTTTTCTATAAAAATAATAGATGCTAAAAATCGTTTTTTATCTAAGTTAACTGGAATCCTTGATCCTGAAATAAAAAGAAAAGTTATAGGAGAAGAATTTCTATATATTTTTCAAAAAGAATCAGAAAAAATTAAAAATGTTGAATTTTTAGCACAAGGGACTATTTATTCAGATATTATTGAATCTTCTGTTATTTCAAAAAATTCAATAAGTCATTCTATAAAATCTCATCATAATGTAGGAGGGCTTCCAACAAGATTAATGAAATTGAAACTCATTGAACCATTAAAAGAATTATTTAAAGATGAAGTTAGAAAAATAGGAAAAAAATTAGGACTTCCAAAAGATATTTTATATCGTCATCCATTTCCTGGACCTGGTTTAGGGATTCGTATTATTGGAGAAATAAATGAAAAAAAAATTTATATTTTAAACAAAGCAGAGGATATTTTGTTGCAAGAATTAAAAACTTATGATATTTACGATTCTGTTAGTCAAGCTTTCATTGTTTTATTACCTATAAGATCTGTAGGAATCAAAGGAGATAAACGAACTTATGAATATGCTGCTATATTGCGAGTAATAAACACCGAGGATTTTATGACTGCTACTTTCTCACATTTATCTTACGATTTCTTGGAAAAAGTATCAAATAGAATTACTAATGAAGTCGATGGAATTAATAGAATAGCATACGATATAACATCTAAACCTCCATCTACTATTGAATGGGAATAA
- the purD gene encoding phosphoribosylamine--glycine ligase: MKVLIIGGGGREHAIGKKLLEDNHFIQLYFYPGNGGTSLIGKNIENHHSPLDLSFFAKKNEIDITIVGSEFFLLEGIVDIFKNMGLKIIGPHYSAAKLEGNRIFAKSFMIKYGVRTPKYDIFYSYEEAMNFLKKNTNSVAIKTNGIAAGKGVIIAHNQNDAKKALKNIMIKKKFGKSGNQIIIEEFLQGKEASIISFFNGKNIIPFLSAKDYKKIGENEKGLNTGGMGAIVPNPYMTNSIWIDFIKNILEPTLEGLMIEKLTFLGFLYFGLMITNNKVYLLEYNTRIGDPEAQALFPLMKSNFLNIIQYSYQHKEIYIDWKKLCSCCVVLSSVGYPEKYEIGKIITGLDSLKEPFYIAGAKQEQKKWMTSSGRVLNIVGIGNTLQESRKKAYDQVKKIQFDNLYFRKDIGL; this comes from the coding sequence ATGAAAGTTTTAATTATTGGAGGAGGAGGACGAGAACATGCTATAGGAAAAAAATTATTAGAAGACAATCATTTTATACAACTTTATTTTTATCCTGGAAATGGAGGGACAAGCTTAATAGGAAAAAATATTGAAAATCATCACTCTCCGTTAGATTTAAGTTTTTTTGCTAAAAAAAATGAAATAGATATAACTATTGTAGGATCTGAATTTTTTTTATTAGAAGGAATTGTAGATATTTTTAAAAATATGGGATTAAAAATAATTGGTCCACATTATTCAGCTGCTAAACTTGAAGGAAATAGAATTTTTGCTAAATCTTTCATGATAAAATATGGAGTTCGCACTCCTAAGTATGATATTTTTTATTCTTATGAAGAGGCTATGAATTTTTTAAAAAAAAATACGAATTCTGTAGCTATTAAAACGAATGGAATAGCTGCAGGAAAAGGGGTGATTATAGCTCATAATCAAAATGACGCAAAAAAAGCTTTAAAAAATATTATGATAAAAAAAAAATTTGGAAAATCTGGTAATCAGATTATTATAGAAGAATTTTTACAAGGAAAAGAAGCTTCTATTATATCTTTTTTCAATGGAAAAAATATTATACCTTTTTTATCAGCTAAAGATTATAAAAAAATTGGAGAAAATGAAAAAGGATTGAATACAGGAGGAATGGGGGCTATTGTTCCAAATCCATATATGACAAATTCTATTTGGATAGATTTTATAAAAAATATTTTAGAACCTACTTTAGAAGGATTAATGATAGAAAAATTAACATTTTTGGGATTTTTATATTTTGGATTAATGATAACTAATAATAAAGTTTACTTATTAGAATACAACACTCGGATCGGAGATCCTGAAGCTCAAGCCTTATTCCCATTGATGAAAAGTAATTTTTTAAATATTATTCAATATTCTTATCAACATAAAGAAATATATATTGATTGGAAAAAATTATGTTCTTGCTGTGTGGTTTTATCGTCTGTAGGGTATCCTGAAAAATATGAAATAGGAAAAATTATAACAGGTTTAGATTCTTTAAAAGAACCTTTTTATATTGCTGGAGCAAAACAAGAACAAAAAAAGTGGATGACATCAAGTGGACGAGTTCTTAATATAGTAGGGATAGGAAATACTCTTCAAGAATCCAGAAAAAAGGCTTATGATCAAGTTAAAAAAATTCAATTTGACAATTTGTATTTCAGGAAAGATATTGGTTTATAA
- the purH gene encoding bifunctional phosphoribosylaminoimidazolecarboxamide formyltransferase/IMP cyclohydrolase → MKRALISVYEKHEKLFNFVNFLDKKGYQIVSTGGTYQYFIKKGLSNLVEVSDFTSFPDILDGRVKTIHPNIYVGILANRSIEKHMKYVRSHNIHLIDIVLVNFYPFFDKKRKKSINADSLVEFIDIGGPSMLRAAAKNFFHVTAITDNNDYELVQYEIEHYGFPSLKLRKKLAGKAFNFTSAYDSAISQSFLDDKFPVYLHSSYEKKMNLRYGENPHQKAAYYVNTIHKGSMRNLHQFHGKELSFNNLRDMDIAWKVVSQFSEPACCTVKHSTPCGVALGKNIIEAFQKTYYADTISSFGGIMAVNVPITKELAKEINHIFLEVLLSPNYETDVLNILKIKKNLRIISINEPISDQLEYVQIDGGILVQESDYFFPYDKNYKIVTEKKFTDQELKSLFFAQKVVKYVKSNAIVVAKNTQTLGISGGQTNRIWAARQAIERAIEKSKEGLVLVSDAFFPFRDVVDEAARSGAIRAIIQPGGSIRDEESVKACNDHGIAMAFTGRRHFKH, encoded by the coding sequence ATGAAAAGAGCTTTGATTAGTGTTTATGAAAAACACGAAAAATTGTTTAATTTCGTCAATTTTTTAGATAAAAAAGGATATCAAATTGTTTCTACCGGAGGGACCTATCAATATTTTATCAAAAAAGGATTATCCAACCTTGTGGAGGTTTCTGATTTTACTTCTTTTCCTGATATTTTAGATGGAAGAGTGAAAACGATTCATCCTAATATATATGTTGGGATTTTAGCCAATCGTTCTATTGAAAAACATATGAAATACGTACGTTCTCATAATATTCATCTCATTGATATTGTATTAGTTAATTTTTATCCATTCTTTGACAAAAAACGTAAAAAATCTATCAATGCTGATTCATTAGTCGAATTTATTGATATTGGAGGTCCATCTATGCTTAGAGCAGCCGCAAAAAATTTTTTCCATGTAACTGCTATTACAGATAATAATGATTATGAATTAGTTCAATATGAAATTGAACATTATGGATTTCCTTCATTAAAATTGAGAAAAAAATTGGCAGGAAAAGCGTTTAATTTTACTTCTGCTTATGATTCTGCTATTTCTCAGTCCTTTTTAGATGATAAATTTCCTGTTTATTTACATTCTTCTTATGAAAAAAAAATGAATCTCCGTTATGGAGAAAATCCTCATCAAAAAGCCGCTTATTATGTTAATACAATCCATAAAGGATCAATGCGAAATTTGCATCAATTCCATGGAAAAGAATTATCATTTAATAATTTAAGAGATATGGATATAGCGTGGAAAGTTGTTTCTCAATTTTCTGAACCAGCTTGTTGTACAGTGAAACATTCTACTCCTTGTGGAGTGGCGTTGGGAAAAAATATCATTGAAGCTTTTCAAAAAACTTATTATGCAGATACTATTTCATCTTTTGGAGGAATAATGGCTGTTAATGTTCCAATAACAAAAGAATTAGCAAAAGAGATTAATCATATTTTTTTAGAAGTCCTCCTTTCACCAAATTACGAAACAGATGTTTTGAATATTTTAAAAATTAAAAAAAATCTTAGAATTATTAGTATTAATGAACCTATTTCAGATCAATTAGAATATGTCCAAATAGACGGAGGAATTTTAGTGCAAGAATCAGATTATTTTTTTCCTTATGATAAAAATTACAAAATAGTAACTGAAAAAAAATTCACTGATCAAGAATTAAAATCTTTATTCTTTGCTCAAAAAGTAGTCAAATATGTAAAATCTAATGCTATTGTAGTGGCTAAAAATACGCAAACTTTAGGGATTTCTGGAGGTCAGACTAATAGAATTTGGGCGGCTCGTCAAGCTATAGAAAGGGCTATAGAAAAAAGTAAAGAAGGATTAGTACTTGTATCTGATGCATTTTTTCCTTTTAGAGATGTTGTAGATGAGGCGGCTCGTTCTGGTGCTATACGTGCTATTATTCAACCAGGAGGATCTATACGTGATGAAGAATCTGTGAAAGCTTGTAATGATCATGGAATTGCAATGGCTTTTACTGGGAGGAGACATTTTAAACATTAA
- a CDS encoding formyltransferase family protein, with amino-acid sequence MKKIAILVSGKGTNMKHILEAIESGILHNFVVNLVISDRWCVAIQYALKKNIIVFSFIKTNKKFLSKEIDNILGIYVPDIIVLSGFLSILDAEFCKKWARKVINIHPSLLPKYGGKGMYGMKVHQEVIKNKDKISGATVHYVTQNVDLGDIILKQTCEIDSEDTPISLSKKVSMIEKQILIQSINQFFLYN; translated from the coding sequence ATGAAAAAAATAGCTATTTTAGTTTCCGGAAAGGGGACCAATATGAAGCATATTTTAGAAGCAATAGAAAGCGGAATACTTCACAATTTTGTGGTTAATTTAGTAATTTCTGATAGATGGTGTGTAGCAATCCAATACGCATTAAAAAAAAATATCATAGTATTTTCTTTCATAAAAACTAATAAAAAATTTCTTTCTAAAGAAATAGACAATATACTTGGAATATATGTTCCAGATATTATAGTTCTTTCAGGGTTTCTTTCTATACTTGATGCAGAATTTTGTAAAAAATGGGCAAGAAAGGTTATAAATATTCATCCTTCTTTGTTACCTAAATACGGGGGAAAAGGAATGTATGGAATGAAAGTTCATCAAGAAGTTATAAAAAATAAAGATAAAATCTCAGGAGCTACAGTTCACTATGTCACCCAAAATGTGGATTTAGGAGATATAATATTAAAACAAACATGTGAAATTGATTCAGAGGATACCCCAATATCTTTATCAAAAAAAGTATCTATGATAGAAAAACAAATATTAATTCAATCTATTAATCAATTTTTTTTATATAATTAA
- the purM gene encoding phosphoribosylformylglycinamidine cyclo-ligase gives MKKINMTICKMNKILKNTYNNRVMSMLDHFAGFYKIYECGYKEPILVSGVDGVGTKLRLAIDYKKYDVIGEDCFAMCANDVLCHGAIPLFFLDYLACGKLDSIIVEKIVQGIANSCKKTNTCLIGGETAEMPGIYQNNDYDIAGFCIGIVEKDHLVDGKKLIQEGDILIGLPSSGVHSNGFSVIRNIFSTEDFMKYFQEKPFYETLLIPTRIYHFPIHVLLKEFMIHGLSHITGGGIYDNLYRILPQNLSAVVEKEKIPIQPVFNYIQKKANLSENKMWNTFNMGVGMIVAVSFEEKDSVLKKLHTIGEKPFILGKIIKGNKKVFLK, from the coding sequence ATGAAAAAAATAAACATGACTATATGCAAAATGAATAAGATTTTAAAAAATACTTATAATAATAGAGTAATGAGTATGTTAGATCATTTTGCTGGTTTTTATAAAATATACGAATGTGGATATAAGGAACCTATTTTAGTATCTGGCGTTGATGGAGTAGGAACGAAATTACGTTTAGCTATAGATTACAAAAAATATGATGTGATTGGAGAAGATTGTTTTGCAATGTGTGCAAATGATGTTTTATGTCATGGTGCTATTCCTTTATTTTTTTTAGATTATTTAGCTTGTGGAAAATTAGATTCTATTATTGTAGAAAAAATTGTGCAAGGAATAGCTAATTCTTGTAAAAAAACAAATACCTGTCTTATTGGTGGTGAAACAGCGGAAATGCCTGGAATTTATCAAAATAATGATTATGATATAGCTGGATTTTGTATAGGTATTGTAGAAAAAGATCATCTTGTAGATGGAAAAAAATTAATTCAAGAAGGAGATATTTTAATAGGTCTTCCTTCTTCAGGGGTGCATAGTAATGGTTTTTCTGTAATTCGAAATATTTTTTCTACAGAAGATTTTATGAAATATTTTCAAGAAAAACCCTTTTATGAAACACTTTTAATTCCAACTAGAATTTATCATTTTCCTATTCATGTTTTATTAAAAGAATTTATGATTCATGGATTATCTCATATTACTGGAGGAGGGATATACGATAATCTATATCGAATTTTACCACAAAATTTATCAGCTGTAGTAGAAAAAGAAAAAATCCCTATTCAACCTGTTTTCAATTATATTCAAAAAAAAGCAAATTTATCAGAAAATAAAATGTGGAATACTTTTAATATGGGTGTAGGAATGATTGTGGCTGTGTCTTTTGAAGAAAAAGATTCCGTTTTGAAAAAACTACATACTATAGGAGAAAAACCTTTTATTTTGGGAAAAATTATAAAAGGAAATAAAAAAGTATTTTTGAAATAA
- the purF gene encoding amidophosphoribosyltransferase: MISQLSPSILENNCLDKFHDECGIFGIYSPYKIDTFSLIQFGLFALQHRGQEACGFSVLRDGFIISHKSEGLVLDFFRKISHSECYHGNAVIGHTRYSTEGGQSKKNIQPFFGEDSYGRSTISIVHNGNLVNAQYIRKKLESKGINFISEYSDSEVILRLIQKYLPESNNSLEKAIQKTTIDIKGAYSVIVLMDNKMAAFRDPNGIRPLCYGMLNEETYIFSSETCGIDSVGGFYIRDLFPGEIMIVDKKSVQFSILRERKNTKRRICSFEYIYFSRPDSLIENINVYKIREKSGEKLYEQHPVEADVVIGVPDSGVPASIGYSKASGIPFKPILVKNKYIGRSFILPKQEMREKMVNLKLNPILYEIKGKRVVIIDDSIVRGTTSRRLVYILRKAGAKEIHFRSASPPIIGPCYLGVDTPSKKDLISYNHIDKKNIAKILNVDSLEFLSMENLIDILGSIHYCFGCFTGNYPIQKTH; this comes from the coding sequence ATGATATCTCAATTATCCCCTTCTATTCTGGAAAATAATTGTTTGGATAAGTTTCATGATGAATGTGGCATTTTTGGGATTTATTCTCCTTATAAAATAGATACCTTTTCTTTGATTCAGTTTGGTTTATTTGCACTACAACATAGAGGACAAGAAGCTTGTGGTTTTTCTGTTTTACGAGATGGATTTATTATTTCACATAAAAGTGAAGGGCTTGTTTTGGATTTTTTTAGAAAAATTTCCCATTCTGAATGTTATCATGGAAATGCCGTAATTGGACATACTCGTTATTCTACAGAAGGAGGACAAAGTAAAAAAAATATTCAACCTTTTTTTGGAGAAGATTCCTATGGAAGAAGTACCATATCTATAGTTCATAATGGAAATTTGGTTAATGCGCAATATATTCGTAAAAAACTAGAATCTAAAGGAATAAATTTTATATCCGAATATTCAGATTCGGAAGTAATTTTACGTTTAATACAAAAATATTTACCAGAATCTAATAATAGCTTAGAAAAAGCTATTCAAAAAACAACTATTGATATCAAAGGCGCTTATTCTGTCATTGTGCTTATGGATAATAAAATGGCCGCATTTAGAGATCCAAACGGAATACGCCCTTTATGTTATGGAATGTTGAATGAAGAAACTTATATATTTAGTTCTGAAACTTGTGGAATAGATTCTGTTGGAGGATTTTATATAAGAGATTTATTTCCAGGAGAAATTATGATTGTGGATAAAAAGTCGGTTCAATTCTCTATACTTAGAGAAAGAAAAAACACAAAAAGAAGAATATGTTCTTTTGAATATATTTATTTTTCTCGTCCTGATTCCTTAATTGAAAATATAAATGTTTATAAAATCCGCGAGAAAAGTGGAGAAAAACTTTATGAGCAACATCCAGTAGAAGCCGATGTAGTAATTGGAGTTCCTGATTCTGGAGTTCCAGCTTCTATTGGATATTCTAAAGCTTCTGGAATTCCTTTTAAACCAATTTTAGTAAAAAACAAATATATTGGAAGATCATTTATTTTACCTAAACAAGAAATGCGTGAAAAAATGGTCAACTTGAAATTGAATCCTATATTATATGAAATCAAAGGAAAACGGGTTGTTATTATTGATGATTCTATAGTTCGTGGAACTACCAGTCGTAGATTAGTTTACATATTAAGAAAAGCCGGAGCTAAAGAAATTCATTTTAGAAGTGCTTCTCCTCCTATTATAGGACCATGTTATTTAGGCGTAGACACTCCAAGTAAAAAAGATCTTATATCATATAATCATATTGATAAAAAAAATATAGCAAAAATTCTAAATGTGGATAGTTTAGAATTTTTAAGCATGGAGAATTTGATAGATATTTTAGGAAGTATTCACTATTGTTTTGGTTGTTTCACTGGAAATTATCCAATTCAAAAAACTCATTAA
- the purC gene encoding phosphoribosylaminoimidazolesuccinocarboxamide synthase, whose amino-acid sequence MIIKKNLLSEGKTKKIYTTNNPLEILIHHKDNITALNGLKKNILQDKGVLNNEITTLIFQFLNSCGIKTHFIRKINNREQLCHKVDMIPLEFVVRNIVAGSMSKRLGIKEGTYLDNPIFEIFYKNDKLKDPLINDHHAVFLKIISYEELNTIYDMTSKINCFIKQYFSDKNIILVDFKIEFGKNHKKEILLSDEISPDTCRLWDKETMKKLDKDSFRIGLKEKIFDIYMEVLKRLNVS is encoded by the coding sequence ATGATAATTAAAAAAAATCTTTTATCAGAAGGAAAAACAAAAAAAATATATACGACGAATAATCCACTTGAAATATTAATTCATCATAAAGATAATATAACGGCCTTGAATGGATTGAAAAAAAATATATTGCAAGATAAAGGTGTTTTGAATAATGAAATTACTACATTGATTTTTCAATTTTTGAACTCTTGTGGAATTAAAACTCATTTTATACGAAAAATCAATAATAGAGAACAATTATGTCATAAAGTAGATATGATCCCTTTGGAATTTGTGGTTCGTAATATCGTTGCAGGAAGTATGTCTAAACGTTTGGGAATTAAAGAAGGAACTTATTTAGATAATCCTATTTTTGAGATTTTTTATAAAAATGATAAGTTAAAAGACCCCTTAATTAATGATCATCATGCAGTATTTTTAAAAATTATTTCTTATGAAGAATTAAATACCATTTATGATATGACATCGAAAATTAACTGTTTTATAAAACAATATTTTTCGGATAAAAATATTATATTGGTAGATTTTAAAATAGAATTTGGTAAAAATCATAAGAAAGAAATTCTCCTTTCAGATGAAATCAGTCCAGATACTTGTCGTTTATGGGATAAAGAAACAATGAAAAAGTTGGATAAAGATTCATTTAGAATCGGATTAAAAGAAAAAATATTTGATATTTATATGGAGGTATTAAAAAGGTTAAATGTAAGTTAA
- the purE gene encoding 5-(carboxyamino)imidazole ribonucleotide mutase — translation MKVAIFFGSISDKSIMKIIAEVLKKFNISYKSYLISAHRLPDILSNTIKEIESEGTDVIIAGAGLSAHLPGFISSKTILPVIGVPIHCNNNNYGSLGGIDALFSMVQMPKDVPVATVGINNSYNAALFAVHILAIKYKDIRKLLLKFRMDKKKKLTSEIKQHLLS, via the coding sequence ATGAAAGTTGCTATATTTTTTGGAAGTATTTCTGATAAATCAATTATGAAAATAATAGCGGAGGTCCTTAAAAAATTTAACATAAGTTATAAATCTTATTTGATTTCCGCACATAGATTGCCGGATATTTTATCAAATACTATAAAAGAAATAGAATCTGAAGGAACAGATGTAATTATTGCAGGAGCTGGATTATCCGCTCATTTACCTGGATTCATTTCTTCTAAAACGATTTTACCTGTTATTGGTGTTCCAATCCATTGCAATAATAACAATTATGGATCTTTAGGCGGAATAGATGCTCTTTTTTCTATGGTGCAAATGCCAAAAGATGTTCCAGTTGCTACAGTCGGAATAAATAATTCCTATAATGCTGCTTTATTTGCCGTTCACATTTTAGCTATAAAGTATAAAGATATAAGAAAATTATTGCTAAAATTCAGAATGGATAAAAAGAAAAAATTAACAAGTGAAATTAAGCAACATTTATTATCATGA